From Tsuneonella aeria, one genomic window encodes:
- a CDS encoding TonB family protein has translation MKTVLTSTLALVLLAMPATTGAQNVARDGLVVSGQPTAKAWVDTMTTKLDRELDHEERRARPGQDQQGIVQLRFTRSADGRPSDVQVIRASSPGALQTSARRAVSRLRGIPEIPQGYAGTQNVHVNIVVAGSEGHMRKLTRQLRQWEAERMARAPGERRVLALNSAR, from the coding sequence ATGAAGACCGTACTCACTTCCACCCTTGCCCTTGTCCTCCTCGCCATGCCGGCGACCACCGGCGCGCAGAACGTGGCGCGCGATGGCCTGGTGGTGTCGGGCCAACCCACGGCCAAGGCCTGGGTCGATACCATGACGACCAAGCTGGACCGCGAACTCGATCACGAAGAGCGCCGCGCCCGTCCCGGGCAGGATCAGCAGGGCATCGTCCAGCTGCGCTTCACCCGCAGTGCCGACGGTCGCCCGAGCGATGTCCAGGTCATCCGTGCGTCCTCGCCGGGTGCATTGCAGACCAGTGCCCGCCGGGCGGTGTCGCGCCTTCGCGGTATTCCCGAGATCCCGCAAGGCTATGCGGGGACCCAGAACGTGCACGTGAACATCGTGGTCGCGGGCAGCGAAGGCCATATGCGCAAGCTCACCCGGCAGCTCCGGCAATGGGAAGCTGAACGCATGGCCCGCGCCCCTGGCGAACGCCGCGTGCTGGCTCTGAATTCGGCGCGGTAG